The proteins below are encoded in one region of Maribacter aestuarii:
- a CDS encoding GDP-L-fucose synthase family protein — MNKDSKIYIAGHKGMVGSAVWRALLGLGYTNLIGRSSKELDLRNQEAVTQFYREEKPEVVVDAAARVGGILANKRDQYGFLMDNMRIQNNLIQGAQEHNVTKFIFLGSSCIYPKMAPQPLKEEYLLTGPLEPTNEGYAIAKISGVKLCQALREQHGKYFVSLMPTNLYGPNDNFDLESSHVLPAMLRKFHEAKENGNVPVTLWGSGTPLREFMHVDDMAQAVVFALENELPGYLYNVGTGVDLTIKDLALLIQKTVGHTGDIIWDSNKPNGTPRKLMDVTQLKKLGWEASIGFEVGIKETYNWFIQKQC, encoded by the coding sequence ATGAATAAAGATTCTAAAATTTATATCGCAGGGCACAAAGGTATGGTCGGTTCCGCCGTTTGGAGGGCGTTACTTGGTTTGGGCTATACCAATCTTATAGGGAGGTCTAGCAAAGAATTGGATTTGCGGAACCAAGAGGCGGTCACCCAATTTTATAGGGAAGAAAAACCGGAAGTGGTAGTAGACGCAGCGGCGCGGGTAGGAGGTATATTGGCCAATAAGAGAGATCAGTACGGGTTCTTGATGGATAATATGCGTATTCAGAACAATTTGATTCAAGGCGCACAAGAGCATAATGTTACCAAATTTATCTTTTTGGGCAGCTCTTGTATTTACCCTAAAATGGCACCACAGCCTTTAAAGGAAGAGTATTTGCTGACCGGACCGTTGGAACCCACTAATGAGGGCTATGCCATCGCTAAGATTTCTGGGGTTAAGTTGTGCCAAGCCTTACGGGAACAACATGGCAAGTACTTTGTGAGTTTAATGCCGACCAATCTGTACGGCCCAAATGATAATTTTGATTTGGAAAGCTCCCATGTGTTGCCGGCCATGCTTCGTAAATTTCATGAAGCTAAGGAAAATGGAAATGTACCTGTCACCCTCTGGGGCAGCGGCACCCCGCTACGGGAGTTCATGCATGTAGATGATATGGCACAAGCGGTGGTCTTTGCGTTGGAAAACGAATTGCCGGGATACTTGTACAATGTGGGGACTGGAGTTGATTTGACTATAAAGGATTTGGCACTGCTCATTCAAAAAACGGTGGGGCATACCGGCGACATAATTTGGGATAGTAACAAACCCAATGGCACCCCACGTAAGTTGATGGATGTTACCCAATTAAAAAAATTGGGGTGGGAAGCTTCAATTGGTTTCGAAGTTGGGATTAAAGAGACCTATAATTGGTTTATACAAAAACAATGTTGA
- a CDS encoding exonuclease domain-containing protein, with protein sequence MYCIVDIETTGNGIKGNRITEISIFKYDGHEVVDEFTSLVNPLCEIPYFITGLTGIDNDMVRDAPLLEVIAPKIIRFTQDSIFVAHSVNFDYNVIKNELRLLGLNFVRKKLCTVRLSRRLFPGYNSYSLGKLCSAIDIPLQNRHRARGDAHATVLLFHKLLRAEGASAVFKQFLNAKSQEATLPPSLPKSEFDKLPSTPGVYYFKNAQGKIIYVGKAINIKKRVLSHFYDKSSKELNLCRETVHLDFEETGSELIALLEESEEIKKYFPIHNRAQKRNIQQYGIFSYEDRNGIVHLAHNKLKMVPNPLAIFYSITDCRQFLESLCSTFELCPKYCHLQENIATCSHYKIKQCLGICSSLGHLKEYNARVREAVLSLQNQKTDYAIRLKGRTVEEEAFVLIRENYYVGYGFIPTSENIQQLEELDTFLKPRKNTLETQRLIATYLRKNPNSVIGLEKEMMDSN encoded by the coding sequence TTGTACTGCATCGTTGACATAGAAACCACTGGAAACGGAATCAAAGGAAACCGTATTACCGAGATTTCCATTTTTAAATATGATGGGCATGAGGTGGTGGACGAATTTACTTCCTTGGTCAATCCACTATGTGAGATACCCTACTTTATCACCGGACTTACCGGTATTGATAATGATATGGTAAGGGATGCACCGTTACTCGAAGTTATAGCGCCTAAAATCATAAGATTTACCCAAGATAGCATCTTTGTGGCCCATAGTGTAAATTTTGACTACAACGTCATAAAAAATGAGCTCCGTCTGCTCGGCCTTAATTTTGTTCGGAAAAAACTTTGTACCGTCCGCCTATCCAGAAGATTATTTCCAGGCTATAATTCTTATAGTCTTGGTAAACTGTGTTCTGCCATTGACATTCCTTTGCAAAATAGACATAGGGCACGCGGAGACGCACACGCAACAGTTCTCTTATTTCATAAGTTGTTGCGCGCCGAGGGGGCATCCGCAGTTTTCAAGCAATTTCTGAACGCAAAATCTCAAGAAGCCACCTTACCCCCTTCTTTGCCCAAAAGCGAGTTTGACAAATTACCATCAACTCCGGGAGTGTATTATTTTAAAAACGCGCAAGGCAAAATCATTTACGTCGGCAAGGCTATCAACATTAAGAAAAGAGTATTAAGTCACTTTTATGACAAGAGTAGCAAGGAGCTGAATTTGTGTAGGGAAACCGTTCATTTGGATTTTGAGGAAACCGGCAGTGAGTTGATTGCCTTATTGGAAGAATCGGAAGAGATTAAAAAGTATTTCCCAATACACAATAGAGCCCAAAAAAGAAATATTCAACAGTACGGTATTTTCTCTTACGAGGACAGAAACGGGATAGTACACTTGGCCCATAATAAATTAAAAATGGTTCCAAATCCCCTGGCCATTTTTTATAGTATCACCGATTGTAGACAATTTTTGGAAAGTCTCTGCTCAACTTTTGAGCTTTGTCCAAAATACTGCCATTTACAGGAAAATATAGCGACTTGCTCGCATTACAAGATAAAACAGTGCTTAGGTATTTGCTCTAGCCTAGGACATTTGAAAGAATACAATGCTCGGGTAAGGGAAGCCGTCTTATCCCTGCAAAATCAGAAAACCGATTATGCCATTCGCCTAAAAGGGAGAACAGTGGAAGAGGAGGCTTTTGTACTCATACGGGAAAATTACTACGTAGGTTATGGATTCATACCAACGTCTGAAAACATTCAACAGTTAGAGGAGTTGGATACCTTTTTGAAACCTAGAAAAAACACCTTGGAAACACAGCGGCTTATAGCGACTTACCTGCGCAAAAATCCTAATTCTGTAATAGGTCTGGAAAAAGAAATGATGGATTCCAATTGA
- a CDS encoding EpsG family protein translates to MLFLLSPLTGVISTYFYLVFQKQFDSKKITFFIVIASVLLGIINSGKTIESDLELYEIWYQDVPNYNLINYLFYLGKEPVFFLYNYILFYFSFGFFEVYLIIHTTLCYGIMGIAMLRMHNAFKVSKEILFISLLSLFLFPNLFSLSAHLLRQFLAATILLLFIIDVAFYNKRRLILFISAVFTHTSSFLYVLVYLFRRLRPTKTVLLILIACFGFFGLLLFQFSNLFVLQYSDDSVLSYGIERIQNRDSDLNFENLGILNYLLFLFIVGVFYILRLKLRSKNRALLLYISLLFLIFITFNYNDTEIALRFSFYLYFLFPLAVYFFTKFIEVNNFFKKNRIVIIFAFLSFASWFVFEFYDSIWHYNNMEKILFIGFWE, encoded by the coding sequence TTGTTGTTTTTATTATCCCCATTAACCGGCGTTATAAGTACTTACTTTTATTTGGTTTTTCAAAAACAATTTGATTCAAAAAAAATTACCTTTTTTATAGTAATTGCTTCTGTCTTATTAGGGATTATTAATTCCGGTAAAACTATAGAAAGTGATTTAGAATTATATGAAATTTGGTACCAGGATGTACCTAATTATAATCTTATTAATTATCTTTTTTATTTAGGTAAAGAACCTGTATTTTTTCTATACAATTACATACTATTTTACTTTTCGTTTGGGTTCTTTGAAGTGTATTTAATCATCCATACTACTTTATGCTATGGCATAATGGGCATTGCGATGTTGCGCATGCATAATGCTTTCAAAGTATCCAAAGAAATATTATTTATAAGTCTATTATCACTATTTCTCTTTCCAAACCTTTTTTCATTATCGGCACATTTATTACGTCAATTTTTAGCAGCTACTATTCTTCTTTTATTTATAATAGATGTTGCCTTTTACAATAAGAGAAGATTAATTTTGTTTATTTCAGCTGTTTTTACTCATACCAGTTCCTTTTTATATGTGCTGGTCTACCTTTTTAGAAGACTGAGACCTACTAAAACTGTATTGCTTATTCTTATTGCATGTTTTGGTTTCTTTGGATTGCTACTGTTTCAATTCTCTAATTTGTTCGTATTACAATATTCTGATGATAGCGTACTCTCTTATGGAATAGAGAGAATTCAAAATAGGGATAGCGATCTCAATTTTGAAAATTTGGGTATACTTAATTATTTATTGTTTCTTTTTATTGTTGGGGTGTTTTATATTCTGCGATTGAAACTGAGATCAAAAAATAGGGCATTACTTTTATATATCAGTTTGCTTTTCCTAATTTTTATAACATTCAATTATAATGATACGGAAATAGCATTAAGATTTTCATTTTATTTATATTTTCTATTTCCTTTGGCGGTTTACTTTTTTACTAAGTTCATAGAGGTAAATAATTTTTTCAAAAAAAATAGAATCGTCATCATTTTCGCTTTTTTAAGTTTTGCCTCGTGGTTTGTATTTGAATTTTATGATAGTATTTGGCATTACAATAACATGGAGAAAATCTTATTTATTGGTTTTTGGGAATAG
- a CDS encoding MraY family glycosyltransferase, producing the protein MTYISNVFNNLYVLSGIAVLAAYLFSARIYPVIIHLSHKKDLMDEPGERSMHLDKTPTLGGVGLFITFALGIILMSIFTELERSDLVKVLALVGSTILLLFLGLKDDLLVISPKKKFSGQLLASAIVVFASDLRILGMDGVFGVGELPYWISVLFTIFVFILIINAFNLIDGIDGLAGGIGILTSAFFGLYFALNGNAFMALASFLLIGALIGFLVHNFSKEQKLFMGDSGSLFTGFIMAYLAVAFLNLNFLGENLEFPLENAPIIAIAVLSYPMMDVLRVFIIRIREGRSPFSADRNHIHHRFLDLGSSHKMASLTIAVTNLTVIAFALVTQNLYIHFQLFCCLVFGIALYLIPFMLNANKNLEAMEVPLSNEALEVEFEGMYAKARHLNKTVSSDNYSIIEKEKKNRPAKILNTATKKQNDTESYFQKKVLHRLRIFQKVKEKYPKKVPQENS; encoded by the coding sequence ATGACCTACATTTCAAATGTATTTAACAATCTATACGTTCTTAGCGGAATAGCTGTTCTGGCAGCTTACCTTTTCTCCGCAAGAATATACCCTGTGATTATTCATCTTAGCCATAAAAAGGATTTGATGGATGAGCCCGGTGAGCGCAGTATGCACTTGGATAAGACCCCCACTTTAGGAGGGGTTGGTCTTTTCATAACCTTTGCCTTAGGAATTATTTTGATGAGTATTTTTACCGAATTGGAACGTTCAGATTTGGTAAAAGTATTGGCCTTGGTAGGTTCCACTATCTTGTTATTATTTTTGGGCCTTAAGGATGATTTACTGGTCATATCTCCCAAGAAAAAATTTAGTGGTCAGTTGTTAGCGTCCGCTATTGTTGTTTTTGCTTCGGATTTAAGAATTCTGGGAATGGATGGCGTTTTCGGGGTGGGGGAGCTACCCTACTGGATTTCCGTCCTATTTACCATTTTCGTTTTTATCCTCATTATCAACGCTTTTAACCTTATAGACGGAATCGATGGCCTTGCTGGCGGAATTGGTATTCTAACCAGCGCTTTTTTTGGACTTTATTTTGCCCTGAACGGAAACGCTTTTATGGCCTTGGCTTCATTTTTATTGATCGGGGCGCTCATTGGTTTTTTGGTTCACAACTTTTCCAAGGAACAAAAACTCTTTATGGGCGATTCGGGTTCCTTGTTCACCGGCTTCATTATGGCCTATTTGGCCGTAGCATTTTTAAATCTCAACTTTTTAGGAGAGAATCTGGAATTTCCATTGGAAAATGCACCTATCATCGCAATAGCTGTGCTTTCCTATCCTATGATGGATGTGCTCCGTGTTTTCATCATACGAATTCGAGAAGGAAGAAGTCCCTTTAGTGCAGATCGCAACCACATACACCATCGCTTTTTAGACCTGGGCTCAAGTCACAAAATGGCAAGTTTGACCATTGCGGTAACCAATTTAACCGTCATCGCTTTTGCCTTGGTGACCCAAAATCTTTACATCCATTTTCAACTTTTTTGTTGTTTGGTATTTGGAATCGCATTATACCTAATTCCATTCATGCTAAATGCTAATAAAAATCTCGAAGCCATGGAGGTTCCTTTATCAAACGAAGCCTTGGAAGTTGAATTTGAGGGTATGTATGCTAAAGCAAGGCATTTAAATAAGACTGTTTCCTCGGATAACTATTCCATTATCGAGAAGGAGAAAAAAAATCGGCCCGCCAAGATTTTAAACACGGCTACCAAGAAACAAAATGATACCGAATCCTATTTTCAAAAAAAGGTACTTCATAGACTTCGAATATTTCAAAAGGTAAAGGAAAAATACCCAAAGAAAGTTCCACAAGAAAATAGTTAG
- a CDS encoding MBL fold metallo-hydrolase, with the protein MKIEQIYTGCLAQGAYYIESDGEVAIIDPLREVTPYIKRAEMDNAEIKYIFETHFHADFVSGHVTLSKETGAPIVYGPTANPSFDAIIAEDGQEFKLGKLTIKALHTPGHTMESTTYLLKDENGKDHAIFSGDTLFLGDVGRPDLAQKAAHLTQEQLAETLYDSLRNKIMPLADDVIVYPAHGAGSACGKNMMKETVDTLGNQKKMNYALRADMTKEEFVKEVTDGLLPPPKYFPLNVKMNKEGYEDIADVLDRGTTALNPDEFELAANETEALVLDVRHQNDFVKEHIPRSIFIGLNGDFAPWVGALIADTKQPLLLIIPKGQEEEAITRLSRVGFDGTIGYLKGGLDAWKKAGKETDSIASIPASEAKEKLESESIPVFDVRKESEYLSEHVESAENTPLSELNRHLAKFPEKEDFLVHCAGGYRSVIAASILKSRGIHNLIDVAGGFGALKKEGAKVTDYVCPTTL; encoded by the coding sequence ATGAAGATAGAACAGATATATACAGGTTGTTTGGCACAAGGTGCCTATTACATTGAAAGTGACGGTGAAGTCGCTATAATTGATCCATTGCGTGAAGTAACACCTTACATAAAAAGGGCGGAAATGGATAATGCGGAAATTAAATACATATTTGAAACACATTTTCATGCTGACTTTGTAAGCGGTCACGTTACTTTGTCCAAAGAGACTGGTGCACCTATCGTTTACGGACCTACTGCAAATCCCTCCTTTGATGCAATTATTGCCGAGGATGGGCAGGAATTTAAATTGGGTAAACTTACGATCAAAGCCTTGCACACACCTGGTCATACCATGGAAAGCACCACCTATCTATTGAAGGATGAAAATGGAAAGGATCATGCTATTTTTTCTGGTGATACCTTGTTTTTGGGTGATGTCGGCCGGCCTGACTTGGCCCAAAAAGCAGCACATTTAACACAGGAGCAGCTGGCGGAAACCTTGTACGATAGCCTTCGAAATAAGATAATGCCGCTTGCGGATGATGTTATCGTTTATCCTGCGCATGGAGCAGGTTCAGCTTGTGGTAAGAATATGATGAAGGAGACTGTGGACACATTGGGGAACCAGAAAAAGATGAACTATGCTTTGCGTGCGGATATGACCAAAGAGGAATTCGTGAAGGAGGTAACGGATGGGCTTTTGCCACCACCGAAATACTTTCCGTTGAACGTAAAGATGAACAAAGAGGGTTACGAGGATATAGCGGACGTATTGGATAGAGGTACTACCGCTCTTAATCCCGATGAATTTGAATTAGCGGCTAATGAGACCGAAGCTTTGGTGCTGGACGTTCGTCATCAAAATGACTTTGTAAAGGAACACATCCCTCGTTCCATTTTTATAGGGCTCAACGGGGATTTTGCCCCGTGGGTGGGAGCCCTGATCGCCGATACCAAACAGCCCTTACTTTTAATAATCCCAAAGGGTCAAGAAGAGGAAGCCATTACCAGGTTGTCCAGAGTAGGTTTTGATGGTACAATTGGATATCTAAAAGGAGGTCTTGATGCGTGGAAAAAAGCTGGAAAGGAAACGGATAGCATAGCATCTATCCCCGCTTCGGAAGCCAAGGAGAAGTTAGAATCGGAATCCATACCGGTCTTTGATGTTCGAAAGGAAAGTGAATATCTATCGGAACACGTAGAAAGTGCTGAAAATACACCGTTGAGCGAATTGAATAGGCATTTGGCCAAGTTCCCCGAAAAAGAGGATTTTTTAGTACATTGTGCGGGAGGCTACCGATCTGTAATTGCGGCCTCAATTCTTAAGAGTAGGGGTATCCATAATTTGATTGATGTCGCGGGTGGATTCGGAGCTTTGAAAAAAGAGGGGGCCAAGGTAACGGATTATGTTTGTCCAACTACATTGTAA
- a CDS encoding lipopolysaccharide biosynthesis protein → MDQFFMSVTTFATTIILARTYDVLVYADFVLLITLTVFVLGLQSALISKPYAINLNDYKDSKRSIDYFQFALNSKLIFTVIILLLFPIIYFFSFKEWNGPDVLIFSFFIISYSSYYFVRELLLSERRTRQNMIYGLLCSGFLIVLLGYIWFFNVSDIFVYLVSASTIYFGLSLVYYVKNYRFIKYTFSNQVHFWKANWHVGKWLVGGNFLFHISSNIYPWLLLFIVDKKDVAILGVLLSIGSIISPLLKAFGSYLLPLFVRLNTDFNKVSDLVKQCFWFFGMMSIIVLATGFLFGENLMNLFFGEKYANLGLLVIFPFIIQSVIIFFQPIKIALTAIKRTDVDFWVYIPRSIIAVVLGYFMVSSYGIYGVFYTMFLENIFYQVTQYLIYRRIVSI, encoded by the coding sequence TTGGACCAATTCTTTATGAGTGTTACCACATTTGCAACTACTATAATTCTGGCTAGAACTTATGATGTTTTGGTATATGCTGATTTTGTTCTACTAATCACGCTTACTGTCTTTGTATTGGGCTTACAAAGTGCTCTCATTTCAAAACCCTACGCTATTAACCTTAATGATTACAAGGATTCCAAAAGAAGTATAGATTATTTTCAATTCGCACTAAACAGCAAATTAATTTTTACGGTAATTATTTTGTTGCTTTTTCCAATTATATACTTTTTCTCTTTTAAGGAGTGGAATGGTCCAGATGTGCTTATATTTTCCTTCTTTATCATTTCATACAGTTCATATTATTTCGTGAGAGAATTACTTTTGAGCGAAAGAAGGACAAGGCAAAACATGATTTATGGTCTACTATGTTCAGGATTTTTAATTGTCTTATTGGGATATATATGGTTTTTTAATGTAAGTGATATTTTTGTGTATTTAGTTTCTGCATCCACTATATATTTTGGACTTTCATTAGTATATTATGTTAAAAATTACAGATTTATTAAGTATACATTTTCTAATCAAGTTCATTTTTGGAAGGCAAATTGGCATGTGGGTAAATGGCTAGTAGGCGGTAATTTTCTTTTTCATATATCCTCAAATATTTATCCATGGTTGTTATTGTTTATAGTAGATAAAAAAGATGTTGCAATTTTAGGTGTTCTATTAAGTATTGGAAGTATAATATCCCCTTTGTTGAAAGCATTTGGCTCATATCTACTGCCATTGTTCGTAAGGCTGAATACGGATTTCAATAAGGTAAGTGATTTAGTAAAGCAGTGTTTTTGGTTCTTTGGCATGATGAGTATAATTGTTCTTGCAACAGGCTTTTTATTTGGAGAGAACTTAATGAATTTATTTTTTGGCGAAAAATATGCCAATTTAGGTTTGTTGGTAATATTTCCGTTTATAATACAAAGCGTAATTATATTTTTTCAACCTATAAAAATTGCCTTAACGGCTATTAAACGTACGGATGTTGATTTTTGGGTATATATTCCGCGTAGTATTATAGCAGTAGTTTTAGGATATTTTATGGTAAGTAGCTATGGCATTTATGGAGTATTTTATACAATGTTTTTGGAAAACATTTTTTATCAGGTTACGCAATACCTGATTTATAGAAGAATAGTTTCAATCTAA
- the gmd gene encoding GDP-mannose 4,6-dehydratase, giving the protein MKNKIAFITGVTGQDGAYLSEFLLKKGYIVHGLKRRSSLFNTDRVDHLYQDPHVEDRNFVLHYGDMTDSTNLIRLIKEIQPDEIYNLAAMSHVHVSFEVPEYTANADGIGTLRILDAVRLLGMEKKTRIYQASTSELYGKVQEVPQSETTPFYPRSPYGVAKLYAYWITVNYREAYGMFACNGILFNHESPIRGETFVSRKITRAVSRMALGLQDKLYLGNLDAQRDWGHAKDYVRMMWMILQADKAEDWVIATGKTTKVRDFVKMAFAEIGVELEFSGQGEDEKGYVKACNLPQYQMEIGKEVLNIDPKYYRPTEVELLIGDPTKAKEKLGWEATYDVTALVKEMMESDLNLMEKDQHLHQGGFDTLNYYE; this is encoded by the coding sequence ATGAAAAATAAAATAGCGTTTATAACCGGAGTTACAGGGCAAGATGGGGCCTACTTAAGCGAATTCCTCCTCAAAAAGGGATATATCGTCCATGGGTTAAAAAGGAGGTCTTCTTTGTTCAATACGGATCGCGTTGATCATTTGTACCAGGACCCACATGTGGAGGATAGAAACTTTGTACTGCATTATGGGGATATGACAGATAGTACCAATCTTATCCGGTTAATTAAGGAAATACAACCGGATGAAATCTACAATTTGGCAGCAATGAGCCACGTGCACGTTTCTTTTGAAGTGCCCGAGTATACCGCCAATGCTGATGGAATTGGAACGCTGCGGATTTTGGATGCGGTGCGTCTGTTGGGTATGGAGAAGAAAACGAGGATATACCAAGCCTCAACATCAGAATTGTATGGCAAGGTACAGGAAGTCCCTCAATCGGAGACCACTCCGTTTTATCCCAGAAGCCCTTACGGGGTGGCCAAACTATATGCCTATTGGATTACGGTAAACTATAGGGAGGCCTACGGCATGTTTGCCTGCAATGGCATCCTCTTTAATCACGAATCGCCCATTCGTGGGGAAACCTTTGTATCCCGAAAAATTACCCGTGCAGTATCGCGCATGGCCCTGGGTTTACAGGACAAATTGTATTTGGGTAATCTGGACGCGCAACGGGATTGGGGTCACGCCAAGGATTATGTACGCATGATGTGGATGATTTTACAGGCCGATAAAGCCGAAGATTGGGTCATTGCTACTGGTAAGACCACCAAGGTGCGCGATTTTGTAAAAATGGCATTTGCAGAAATAGGCGTAGAACTGGAATTCAGCGGACAGGGAGAAGATGAAAAGGGTTATGTGAAAGCTTGCAACCTACCCCAATATCAAATGGAAATAGGTAAGGAAGTTCTAAATATAGACCCAAAGTACTATCGGCCTACGGAAGTAGAACTGCTGATTGGGGATCCTACGAAAGCTAAAGAAAAACTAGGCTGGGAAGCTACATATGATGTCACGGCCTTGGTAAAGGAAATGATGGAGAGCGATTTGAACCTGATGGAAAAAGACCAGCACTTGCACCAAGGTGGTTTTGATACCTTGAACTATTATGAATAA
- a CDS encoding SulP family inorganic anion transporter — translation MERYLPFLQWLTNYKKAYFLKDLMAGLTVGIVLIPQGMAYAMIAGLPPVYGLYASLFPVLVYAILGTSRKVGVGPVAMDSLLVAAGLGTLTITGIENYIAMVAVLTLMVGMMQFVFGVLRMGFLVNFLSKPVISGFTSAAALIIMLSQLKHLLGTSIPGSNRFHQLFINAIGQLGNINFYDFAIGAIGILILIGLKKWNKNIPGILIIVVLGILGVYAFDLEQYGAKLVGEIPLGLPSLVVPSVQLEDIQKLWPIALALALVGYLEAISIGKALEEKSGQETIQPNQELIALGSANMVGSFLQAFPVTASFSRSAINQESGARTNLAAIFSVVLVLVTLLFFTFFFSSLPNAILASIIMVSVYGLIDIEYAKNLWKSRKDEFLILLVTFLITLFIGITEGILIGVLCSLLLMVYRTSKPHFAELGNIKNSDYYKNVLRFGDEVEVREDLLIVRFDSQLYFGNASFFKRELFNYIKEKGPKLKGVILNAEAINYVDATGVDVLTKSIREIHNLGLQFYIAGAIGPTRDVIFSTGIIEELDKKNLFVKTKEAVACFENPEIESTVGSWVAYENSRKKNVAPLEKE, via the coding sequence GTGGAGCGTTATCTACCTTTTTTACAATGGCTTACCAATTATAAAAAAGCCTACTTCCTAAAGGACCTCATGGCCGGGCTTACTGTTGGAATCGTCTTGATTCCACAGGGTATGGCCTACGCCATGATTGCAGGTTTACCACCCGTTTATGGCCTTTACGCCTCATTGTTTCCGGTTCTTGTTTACGCTATCCTAGGTACATCTAGAAAAGTTGGGGTTGGACCGGTAGCCATGGATTCTCTTTTGGTAGCTGCGGGGTTGGGTACCTTGACGATAACCGGCATAGAAAACTATATTGCTATGGTAGCGGTGCTTACCTTAATGGTAGGCATGATGCAATTTGTGTTTGGGGTGCTGCGAATGGGATTTTTGGTAAATTTCCTTTCCAAACCTGTCATCAGCGGCTTTACTTCCGCTGCAGCTCTCATAATTATGTTAAGCCAGTTAAAACATCTTCTGGGGACTTCTATTCCCGGTAGTAATCGTTTTCATCAATTGTTCATAAACGCCATAGGCCAGCTAGGGAATATCAATTTTTACGATTTTGCCATAGGCGCCATTGGTATCTTGATACTTATCGGGTTAAAAAAATGGAACAAGAATATTCCGGGAATACTAATAATAGTTGTTTTGGGTATACTTGGTGTATATGCTTTCGACTTAGAGCAATATGGCGCAAAATTAGTGGGCGAAATACCTTTGGGCCTTCCCTCATTGGTCGTACCTAGCGTGCAACTGGAAGATATTCAAAAATTATGGCCCATAGCTTTAGCTTTAGCTTTGGTTGGCTATTTAGAAGCTATTTCAATCGGAAAGGCCTTGGAGGAAAAAAGCGGACAAGAAACCATACAACCCAATCAAGAGTTAATAGCCTTGGGAAGCGCAAATATGGTGGGCTCCTTTTTACAGGCTTTCCCTGTAACGGCAAGTTTTTCACGTTCCGCGATAAACCAAGAATCAGGGGCCAGAACAAATTTAGCAGCTATTTTTAGTGTGGTTTTAGTCCTAGTGACGCTACTTTTTTTCACCTTCTTTTTCAGTAGCTTGCCCAATGCGATCCTCGCAAGTATAATTATGGTTTCAGTTTACGGGCTTATCGATATTGAATATGCCAAGAATCTTTGGAAGAGCCGAAAGGACGAGTTTTTGATTCTGCTTGTAACTTTTTTGATTACGCTTTTCATAGGAATTACGGAGGGAATTCTAATTGGTGTACTTTGCTCATTATTACTTATGGTTTATAGAACTTCTAAACCGCATTTTGCAGAGTTAGGAAATATAAAGAATTCGGACTATTACAAAAATGTTTTACGGTTTGGGGATGAGGTTGAAGTCAGGGAAGATTTGTTGATTGTGCGTTTTGATTCACAATTGTATTTTGGAAATGCTTCATTCTTTAAAAGAGAATTATTCAATTACATAAAGGAAAAAGGCCCAAAACTCAAAGGAGTCATATTGAATGCGGAGGCCATAAATTATGTTGATGCAACTGGCGTCGATGTTTTAACCAAGTCCATACGCGAAATTCATAATTTAGGATTACAGTTTTACATTGCTGGGGCTATAGGACCTACAAGGGATGTCATTTTTAGTACGGGTATTATTGAAGAATTGGATAAAAAGAACTTATTTGTGAAAACTAAAGAAGCGGTTGCCTGCTTTGAGAATCCTGAAATCGAATCAACGGTAGGGTCGTGGGTAGCCTATGAGAATAGTCGTAAAAAGAACGTAGCTCCTCTCGAAAAAGAGTAG